A DNA window from uncultured Methanoregula sp. contains the following coding sequences:
- a CDS encoding NADH-quinone oxidoreductase subunit H, producing MNGMFILYLVLNTLVVLALAPLFVSLIKKVKARTQGRSGPSVFQTYYTLAKLLKKEVIYSPNSSRIMRVTPILNIAALLVAALFVPLVFVPEPVGGIGNIILLLYLLALAKFFMALAGLDAGSSFGGMGSSREMSISAIIEPTTIIVFAALVFVFRSLNIFDMFSTSAAAGTLTTPILILLGISLFIILIVETSRIPVDNPETHLELTMIHEGMLLEQSGRNLALMELSSAVKLTLLMALLINLIVPFGLMTTFTLAGLLIATVLFIVKGSILAGIIGLFESSMAKMRFFRLPSLFAMAFFFSTLIIIIEVFA from the coding sequence ATGAACGGGATGTTTATTCTCTACCTTGTACTGAACACGCTCGTTGTCCTCGCCCTTGCCCCGCTCTTCGTAAGCCTGATAAAGAAAGTGAAAGCGCGGACCCAGGGGAGGAGCGGCCCGTCCGTTTTCCAGACCTATTACACTCTTGCAAAGTTGTTGAAAAAGGAAGTCATCTACTCCCCCAACTCATCGAGAATCATGCGGGTCACGCCCATTCTCAACATCGCAGCGCTCCTTGTCGCCGCTCTCTTCGTCCCGCTTGTCTTCGTGCCCGAACCGGTCGGGGGCATCGGCAACATTATCCTCCTCCTCTACCTCCTTGCCCTTGCCAAGTTCTTCATGGCCCTTGCCGGTCTCGATGCCGGAAGTTCCTTTGGCGGGATGGGCAGTTCCCGGGAGATGAGCATCTCGGCTATCATCGAGCCGACAACGATCATCGTCTTTGCCGCGCTCGTCTTTGTCTTCAGGTCCCTCAACATCTTCGACATGTTCTCGACATCTGCCGCTGCCGGGACCCTCACGACCCCGATCCTCATCCTTCTTGGCATCTCGCTCTTCATCATCCTCATAGTCGAGACCTCCCGCATCCCGGTCGACAACCCCGAGACACATCTTGAACTGACCATGATCCACGAGGGGATGCTTCTCGAACAGTCCGGCAGGAACCTTGCCCTCATGGAACTCTCATCCGCAGTCAAGCTGACCCTTCTCATGGCCCTGCTCATCAACCTGATCGTCCCCTTCGGCCTGATGACCACCTTCACTCTTGCCGGCCTTCTCATTGCAACCGTGCTTTTCATTGTCAAAGGCAGCATCCTTGCAGGAATCATCGGGCTCTTTGAGTCCTCGATGGCCAAGATGCGGTTCTTCCGGCTCCCGAGCCTCTTTGCCATGGCATTCTTCTTCTCAACGCTTATCATCATCATCGAGGTGTTCGCATGA
- a CDS encoding 2-hydroxychromene-2-carboxylate isomerase, whose amino-acid sequence MKHIIFHLDFVSPYAWLAFERLPEVLEGFSYSVEYRPVLLGALLKQHGNPGPAGIAPKRAWTYRHAVWLGHSMGVPLAMPARHPFNPLPLLRQALACSRDGSINRFVAGTVFRHVWQGGHDALDAERLSALAAALEPQMQPEDPDSADGARAKALLRGNTDAASARGVFGVPALEVDGKVFWGYDSLPMLRAYFEGDAWFEQGWDAAASVAQGLPG is encoded by the coding sequence ATGAAGCACATCATTTTTCACCTGGACTTCGTTTCACCCTATGCCTGGCTGGCGTTCGAGCGCCTGCCCGAGGTGCTGGAGGGGTTCAGCTACAGCGTGGAATACCGGCCGGTGCTGCTGGGCGCGCTGCTCAAGCAGCATGGCAACCCGGGGCCGGCGGGCATCGCTCCCAAGCGCGCCTGGACCTACCGCCACGCGGTCTGGCTTGGCCATTCGATGGGCGTGCCGCTGGCCATGCCGGCGCGCCATCCGTTCAATCCGCTGCCGCTGCTGCGCCAGGCCCTGGCCTGCAGCCGTGACGGCAGCATCAACCGCTTTGTGGCCGGCACGGTGTTCCGCCATGTTTGGCAGGGCGGACACGATGCGCTCGACGCAGAGCGCCTCTCGGCCCTGGCCGCCGCGCTGGAGCCGCAGATGCAGCCCGAAGACCCTGACAGCGCCGACGGCGCGCGCGCCAAGGCATTGCTGCGCGGCAATACCGATGCAGCGAGCGCGCGTGGCGTGTTCGGCGTGCCGGCCCTCGAGGTCGACGGCAAGGTCTTCTGGGGTTACGACAGTCTGCCCATGCTGCGCGCCTACTTCGAGGGCGATGCCTGGTTTGAACAAGGCTGGGACGCCGCTGCAAGCGTGGCGCAAGGCCTGCCGGGTTGA
- a CDS encoding DUF1289 domain-containing protein, producing MSATEGIAARARLLGEAGYFDKNSDEVIPSPCISVCRMSEDRSHCEGCFRTIPEIRAWAQADSAERLAIWARLAQRAGIAFPPRNDATP from the coding sequence ATGAGTGCTACAGAAGGCATAGCTGCTCGCGCCCGTCTGTTAGGCGAGGCAGGCTATTTTGATAAAAATTCGGACGAGGTGATTCCCTCGCCCTGCATCTCGGTCTGCCGCATGTCCGAGGACCGCAGCCACTGCGAAGGGTGCTTTCGCACCATCCCCGAGATACGCGCCTGGGCCCAGGCCGACAGCGCCGAACGCCTGGCCATCTGGGCGCGCCTCGCGCAGCGCGCCGGCATCGCCTTTCCGCCGCGCAATGACGCTACCCCCTGA
- a CDS encoding YbaK/EbsC family protein: MAEAMQTMCGAELKALPEGVQRVAATLQAQGHPHMPRMLDDAARTAQQAADLLGILVGQVAKSIIFRRKSDDAAVLVITSGDRRVDEKKVEAHVGKIGRADAEFVKSRTGFSIGGVSPVAHATPPVTLIDRDLLRFDVVWAAAGHPHGVFPLHPSDLERLTGAPVVDVVQEPAIA; encoded by the coding sequence ATGGCGGAGGCAATGCAAACCATGTGCGGTGCAGAGTTGAAAGCGCTTCCCGAAGGGGTGCAGCGGGTGGCAGCGACCTTGCAGGCGCAAGGCCATCCCCACATGCCCCGCATGCTCGACGACGCCGCGCGCACCGCGCAGCAGGCGGCCGATCTGCTGGGCATCCTGGTGGGGCAGGTGGCCAAAAGCATCATCTTCCGGCGCAAGAGCGACGACGCGGCGGTGCTGGTCATCACCTCGGGCGACCGACGCGTGGACGAGAAGAAGGTCGAGGCCCATGTGGGCAAGATCGGCCGGGCCGATGCCGAGTTCGTGAAATCGCGCACCGGCTTCTCGATCGGCGGTGTTTCGCCCGTGGCGCACGCCACGCCCCCGGTCACGCTGATCGACCGCGACCTGCTGCGCTTCGACGTCGTGTGGGCCGCCGCGGGGCATCCGCATGGCGTGTTTCCGTTGCACCCCTCGGATCTGGAGCGGCTCACCGGTGCGCCGGTAGTCGATGTCGTGCAGGAGCCCGCAATCGCATGA
- a CDS encoding hydroxymethylglutaryl-CoA lyase, translated as MSIPSRVKLIDVGPRDGLQNEKSPVPAEVKIGLVHRLQDAGLKNIEVTSYVSPKWVPQMADNHEVMSGIARQSGIVYSVLTPNLKGFEAAVLDRPDEIVVFGSASEAFSQKNINCSIAESIERFAPVVEAARAAGIHVRGAMSCTVGCPYEGEIAPERVAYLAGLMKQIGVQHIGVADTIGVGTPRKVQRAVEATLQHYDLNDISGHFHDTYGQALANTLATLEMGVWQYDTSVAGLGGCPYAKGATGNVATEDVVYMLHGMGIETGIDLDKLIDAGAYISGFLGRKPNSRAATALLNKRAG; from the coding sequence ATGAGCATTCCTTCCCGCGTCAAACTCATCGATGTCGGCCCGCGCGACGGCCTGCAGAACGAGAAATCCCCCGTTCCCGCCGAGGTCAAGATCGGCCTGGTGCACCGCCTGCAGGACGCGGGGCTGAAGAACATCGAAGTCACGAGCTATGTGTCGCCCAAGTGGGTGCCGCAGATGGCGGACAACCACGAGGTGATGAGCGGCATCGCACGCCAGAGTGGCATTGTTTACTCGGTGCTCACGCCCAACCTCAAGGGTTTCGAGGCGGCAGTGCTTGACCGGCCCGATGAGATCGTGGTGTTCGGCTCGGCGAGCGAGGCCTTCAGCCAGAAGAACATCAATTGCAGCATCGCCGAGAGTATCGAGCGCTTCGCACCCGTGGTCGAGGCCGCGCGGGCTGCGGGCATCCATGTGCGTGGTGCGATGAGCTGCACTGTGGGCTGCCCCTATGAGGGCGAGATCGCTCCCGAGCGTGTGGCGTATCTTGCGGGTCTCATGAAGCAGATCGGCGTGCAGCATATCGGCGTGGCCGACACCATCGGCGTGGGCACACCGCGCAAGGTGCAGCGTGCCGTCGAGGCCACGCTGCAGCATTACGACCTGAACGACATCTCAGGCCATTTCCACGACACCTACGGCCAGGCGCTCGCCAACACCCTTGCCACGCTGGAGATGGGCGTGTGGCAGTACGACACCTCGGTGGCCGGCCTGGGGGGCTGCCCCTACGCCAAGGGCGCCACGGGCAACGTGGCCACGGAAGATGTTGTCTACATGCTGCACGGCATGGGCATCGAAACGGGCATCGATCTCGACAAGCTCATCGACGCGGGCGCCTACATCAGCGGTTTTCTGGGCCGCAAGCCCAATTCGCGCGCGGCAACGGCGCTGCTGAACAAGCGGGCGGGCTGA
- a CDS encoding LysR family transcriptional regulator, translating into MKINWSAREVDVFLALADTLSFRRTALQMHLSQSAVSGTLARLEEMLGARLFDRTTRTVQLTQAGEVFAEQARFLRHQMEETVRRVQAVAQVQVGRLALAALPSLAAGAVPRALARFAADHPGVHLELFDSLAGPAFDMVRAGRVDFALTAANPAYADLDYTPLASDPFVLLVGCTHPLARGRGAIGWAEVADLPHISMPAGTSVRQYADEALLTHRIRFAPQYEVEHLATIAAMVAAQLGVSALPELAAQVVQRPEVVMRPLKQPLLRRPIGLVTLRGRRLSLAAVQMVALLRQEMQQGGVGP; encoded by the coding sequence ATGAAGATCAATTGGTCGGCCCGCGAGGTCGATGTCTTTCTGGCGCTGGCGGACACGCTGAGCTTTCGGCGCACGGCGCTGCAGATGCATTTGTCGCAGTCGGCGGTGTCGGGCACGCTGGCGCGGCTAGAGGAAATGCTGGGCGCGCGGCTGTTCGACCGCACCACGCGCACCGTGCAGCTCACGCAGGCGGGCGAGGTGTTTGCCGAGCAGGCGCGGTTTCTGCGCCACCAGATGGAGGAGACCGTGCGCCGCGTGCAGGCCGTGGCCCAGGTGCAGGTGGGGCGGTTGGCGCTGGCCGCCTTGCCTTCGTTGGCGGCGGGGGCCGTGCCGCGCGCGCTGGCGCGGTTTGCGGCCGACCATCCGGGGGTGCACCTGGAGCTGTTCGACAGCCTGGCAGGCCCCGCGTTCGACATGGTGCGTGCCGGGCGGGTGGACTTCGCCCTCACGGCGGCCAATCCCGCCTATGCCGATCTGGACTACACCCCGCTTGCGTCTGACCCGTTTGTGCTGCTGGTCGGGTGCACGCACCCGCTGGCCCGCGGGCGCGGGGCGATTGGCTGGGCCGAGGTGGCCGACCTGCCGCACATCTCCATGCCCGCAGGCACCAGCGTGCGCCAGTACGCCGACGAAGCGCTGCTGACCCATCGCATCCGCTTTGCGCCGCAGTATGAGGTGGAGCACCTGGCCACGATTGCCGCCATGGTGGCGGCCCAGCTGGGCGTGAGCGCCTTGCCCGAACTGGCGGCGCAAGTGGTACAACGCCCCGAGGTGGTGATGCGGCCTCTCAAACAGCCCCTGCTGCGCCGTCCCATCGGCCTGGTCACGCTGCGCGGGCGGCGTCTGTCTTTGGCGGCCGTGCAGATGGTGGCGCTGCTGCGGCAGGAGATGCAGCAGGGTGGGGTGGGGCCATGA
- a CDS encoding 3-hydroxyacyl-CoA dehydrogenase NAD-binding domain-containing protein: MDKSSPRNARTVVVGGGTMGADVAVVLARGGAQVTVVDPRAARRELLLPHIAQELAAAGQAAHAGPVQVCASLQDVDWSGVVLVVECITEQLAAKQKLFAELETVAPAHAVLASNSSGFPISAIAQGLATAQRMLGLHFFMPAHLVPLVEVVLGERSDPALGTWLHAFMRGCGSVPVLVKKDKPGFLANRMQHALSREAFALIDEGIASPEDVDAAVRFGFGFRFLAAGPVLQRDHAGIEVHTAAAATMYPTLSNTDVPAQALRDKVAQGQLGMKTGKGFFDWPEDRKQAERTRYDTLLREGLALLASELPSIAPPSQTSSTDTPSTTGARA; the protein is encoded by the coding sequence ATGGACAAGAGTTCGCCGCGCAACGCTCGCACGGTGGTCGTGGGTGGGGGCACCATGGGCGCCGACGTGGCGGTGGTCCTGGCCCGGGGCGGCGCGCAGGTCACGGTGGTGGACCCACGTGCTGCACGCCGCGAACTGCTGCTGCCCCACATTGCCCAGGAGCTGGCCGCCGCAGGCCAGGCCGCCCATGCCGGCCCGGTGCAGGTGTGCGCCAGCCTGCAAGACGTGGACTGGAGCGGCGTGGTGCTGGTGGTCGAATGCATCACCGAGCAACTGGCCGCCAAGCAAAAGCTGTTTGCCGAACTGGAAACCGTGGCCCCCGCCCACGCCGTGCTGGCCAGCAACAGCTCGGGCTTTCCGATCAGCGCCATCGCCCAGGGGCTGGCCACAGCACAGCGCATGCTGGGACTGCACTTCTTCATGCCTGCGCACCTGGTGCCGCTGGTGGAGGTGGTGCTGGGCGAGCGCAGCGACCCGGCGCTGGGTACCTGGCTGCACGCCTTCATGCGCGGCTGCGGCAGCGTGCCAGTGCTGGTCAAGAAGGACAAGCCGGGCTTTCTGGCCAACCGCATGCAGCACGCGCTGTCGCGCGAGGCGTTTGCGCTCATCGACGAGGGCATTGCCTCACCGGAGGACGTGGATGCCGCCGTACGGTTCGGGTTCGGCTTCCGATTCCTTGCGGCAGGCCCGGTGCTGCAACGCGACCACGCGGGTATCGAGGTGCATACCGCAGCCGCCGCCACCATGTACCCCACGCTGTCGAACACGGACGTGCCCGCCCAGGCCCTGCGCGACAAGGTGGCCCAAGGCCAGCTCGGCATGAAGACCGGCAAGGGCTTTTTTGACTGGCCCGAAGACCGCAAGCAGGCCGAACGCACGCGCTACGACACGCTGCTGCGCGAGGGCCTGGCGTTGCTGGCCAGCGAGCTGCCCAGCATCGCGCCCCCGTCCCAGACCTCATCGACAGACACCCCATCGACCACAGGAGCCCGCGCATGA
- a CDS encoding 3-keto-5-aminohexanoate cleavage protein, with protein sequence MSASPAAPSQWADPLIVTVAPNGAYKQPADHPAVPITPATLATTAKACLDAGAAMLHMHIRDAQGRHSLDIEGYREAQRVVRKAVGDAMVIQITSEAAGVYQAPAQIAMVEALQPEAVSIGLREIDKPEIGEAGLQRFFTGLAQRHTMVQVILYDVADLRRWQALRASGVVPDAPWFLLFVLGRYSAGQTSSPRDLLPFLAAHEGPEPWAVCAFGAAENTCITAAALFGGHARVGFENNLLCKDGSVAPDNSALVRQAVEAAAALGRSLATAADIRQRFGAP encoded by the coding sequence ATGAGTGCATCGCCCGCCGCCCCCAGCCAGTGGGCCGACCCGCTGATCGTAACCGTGGCGCCCAACGGCGCCTACAAACAACCCGCCGACCACCCGGCCGTGCCCATCACGCCCGCCACGCTGGCCACCACGGCCAAGGCCTGCCTGGACGCGGGCGCAGCCATGTTGCACATGCACATCCGTGATGCGCAGGGCCGCCACAGCCTGGATATAGAGGGCTACCGCGAAGCCCAGCGTGTGGTGCGCAAGGCCGTGGGCGATGCCATGGTCATCCAGATCACCAGCGAAGCCGCAGGCGTCTATCAGGCTCCGGCGCAGATCGCCATGGTCGAAGCCCTGCAACCCGAGGCCGTGTCCATCGGCCTGCGCGAAATCGACAAGCCCGAGATTGGCGAGGCGGGGCTGCAGCGGTTCTTCACCGGCCTGGCCCAGCGGCACACCATGGTGCAGGTCATCCTGTACGACGTGGCCGACCTGCGCCGCTGGCAGGCCTTACGCGCCAGCGGTGTGGTGCCGGATGCGCCCTGGTTCCTGCTGTTCGTGCTGGGCCGCTACAGCGCGGGGCAGACCTCCAGCCCGCGCGACCTGCTGCCCTTCCTGGCCGCCCACGAAGGCCCCGAGCCCTGGGCCGTGTGCGCCTTTGGTGCAGCAGAAAACACCTGCATCACGGCCGCCGCGCTGTTTGGCGGTCATGCTCGGGTGGGCTTCGAAAATAACCTGCTGTGCAAGGACGGCAGCGTGGCCCCCGACAACAGCGCGCTGGTGCGCCAGGCCGTTGAAGCCGCTGCCGCGCTAGGCCGCTCGCTGGCCACCGCAGCCGACATCCGGCAGCGCTTTGGCGCGCCCTGA
- a CDS encoding tripartite tricarboxylate transporter substrate binding protein, with product MHHRPVPSSSLRTTRRAVLHAALAVPLALGIAGQTAAQTAATAFPSKTIRFVVPYPPGGPTDLMARMLQPELQSRLGAPVVVDNKGGAGGNTGSAEVAKQAPADGHTLLLAASGPMAVNASLYASMPFNPLSDLAPVIQLSAFPLVLEVHPSLGVKTLAEFLALAKAGKPVLSYASAGNGTPQHLAGELFNTTAGVKMGHIPYRGAGPALNDLIGGQVNVMFDIVGSSLPHIQAGKLIPLAVTSSERAKVLPNVSTMAEAGIAGYQITGWHGIAVRAGTPQATIDKLNATVNAIFKEPAFRAKWEAIGTPVVAGSAADFGALIKADAQRLGKLVRDAGVTVD from the coding sequence ATGCACCACCGCCCCGTTCCTTCCTCATCGCTGCGCACAACCCGACGCGCTGTTTTGCACGCAGCCCTTGCCGTGCCCCTGGCCCTGGGCATCGCTGGCCAAACCGCTGCGCAGACGGCTGCCACCGCCTTCCCCAGCAAGACCATCCGCTTTGTGGTGCCCTACCCGCCCGGCGGCCCCACCGACCTGATGGCCCGCATGCTCCAGCCCGAGCTGCAAAGCCGCCTGGGCGCGCCCGTGGTGGTGGACAACAAGGGCGGTGCCGGTGGCAACACGGGCAGTGCCGAGGTGGCCAAACAGGCCCCTGCCGATGGCCACACGCTGCTGCTGGCCGCCAGCGGCCCGATGGCGGTCAACGCCTCGCTGTATGCCAGCATGCCTTTCAACCCGCTGTCCGATCTGGCGCCGGTGATCCAGCTGTCGGCCTTTCCGCTGGTGCTCGAAGTCCACCCCTCGCTGGGCGTGAAGACACTGGCCGAGTTCCTGGCACTGGCCAAGGCGGGCAAACCGGTGCTGAGCTACGCGTCAGCCGGCAACGGCACGCCGCAGCACCTGGCGGGCGAGCTGTTCAACACCACGGCGGGCGTGAAGATGGGGCACATCCCTTACCGCGGCGCAGGCCCCGCGCTCAACGACCTGATCGGCGGGCAGGTGAACGTGATGTTCGACATCGTGGGTAGCTCGCTGCCCCACATCCAGGCGGGCAAACTCATCCCGCTGGCCGTCACATCGAGCGAGCGCGCCAAGGTGTTGCCCAACGTGTCCACCATGGCCGAGGCCGGCATTGCGGGCTACCAGATCACCGGCTGGCATGGCATTGCGGTGCGCGCTGGCACCCCACAGGCCACCATCGACAAGCTCAATGCCACGGTCAACGCGATCTTCAAGGAGCCCGCTTTCCGCGCCAAATGGGAGGCGATCGGCACGCCGGTGGTGGCCGGCAGCGCAGCCGACTTTGGCGCGCTGATCAAGGCCGACGCGCAGCGCCTGGGCAAGCTCGTGCGCGATGCGGGCGTAACGGTGGATTGA
- a CDS encoding glyoxylate/hydroxypyruvate reductase A, whose product MKITFCCTDTKAEPWRQGLSAAFPGADISVWQPGSPQADYAVVWAPPQQFMDEQPGLKALFNIGAGVDALLKLRLPPNALVVRLDDAGMAVQMAEYVCHAVIRHFREFDGYEADTKAGRWGYRKPRLRSDFPVGVMGLGVLGERVAKALAQFEFPINGWSRSPKAIEGVRAFTGAEQFNDFLAASRVLVNLLPLTPDTANVINKDTLARLQPGAYVINVARGAHLVDDDLLAAIDSGHVAGATLDVFRTEPLPAGHAFWTHPRIIVTPHTSARTLRDESIAQIARKMAALERGETVAGVVNPGRGY is encoded by the coding sequence ATGAAAATCACCTTTTGCTGTACCGACACCAAAGCCGAGCCCTGGCGCCAGGGCCTGTCCGCCGCGTTCCCTGGCGCTGACATTTCTGTGTGGCAACCCGGCTCCCCGCAGGCCGACTACGCCGTGGTCTGGGCACCGCCCCAGCAGTTCATGGACGAGCAGCCGGGCCTCAAGGCCCTGTTCAACATTGGCGCTGGGGTGGACGCCTTGCTCAAGCTGCGTCTGCCGCCCAACGCACTGGTGGTGCGGCTCGATGATGCGGGCATGGCCGTGCAGATGGCCGAATATGTGTGCCATGCGGTCATCCGCCACTTCCGCGAGTTCGATGGCTATGAGGCAGACACCAAGGCGGGGCGCTGGGGCTATCGCAAGCCACGCCTGCGCAGCGATTTCCCCGTTGGAGTGATGGGCCTGGGTGTACTGGGTGAGCGCGTGGCCAAGGCGCTGGCGCAGTTTGAATTTCCGATCAACGGCTGGAGCCGCAGTCCCAAGGCCATCGAAGGTGTGCGTGCCTTCACGGGCGCAGAGCAGTTCAACGACTTTCTGGCGGCCAGCCGTGTGCTGGTCAACCTGCTGCCCCTCACGCCCGACACCGCCAACGTCATCAACAAGGACACGCTGGCCCGCTTGCAGCCCGGCGCTTACGTGATCAACGTGGCGCGTGGCGCACACCTGGTGGACGACGACCTGCTGGCCGCCATCGACAGCGGCCATGTGGCCGGTGCCACGCTCGATGTGTTCCGCACCGAACCGCTGCCTGCAGGCCACGCTTTCTGGACGCACCCGCGCATCATCGTCACGCCCCATACCTCGGCACGCACGCTGCGCGACGAGAGCATTGCCCAGATCGCGCGCAAGATGGCGGCGCTGGAGCGGGGCGAGACGGTGGCCGGGGTGGTGAACCCCGGGCGCGGCTACTGA
- a CDS encoding acetyl/propionyl/methylcrotonyl-CoA carboxylase subunit alpha, whose product MFNKILIANRGEIACRVAATAKRLGVKTVAVYSDADASAKHVAVCDEAVHIGGSAPKDSYLRWERIIEAAKATGAQAIHPGYGFLSENEEFAQACADAGLVFIGPPASAINAMGLKAESKRLMEQAQVPLVPGYHDADQDPALLQREADRIGYPVLIKASAGGGGKGMRAVDKAEDFAAALDSCKREAINSFGDDAVLVEKYVQRPRHIEIQVFGDTHGNCVYLFERDCSVQRRHQKVLEEAPAPGMTPELRARMGEAAVAAARAVNYVGAGTVEFIVEQPGGYEAPEQMKFYFMEMNTRLQVEHPVTEAITGLDLVEWQLRVASGEPLPLQQDELRIHGHAIEARICAENPDNNFLPATGALNVYGLPDCVTFERGAVRVDSGVRQGDAISPFYDSMVAKLIVHGDTREQALARLDEALAQTHIVGLATNVQFLRRVARTESFAKANLDTALIPREQAVLFHQESVGLPLAAAAAVAQTLLRERASEGVDPFSRRDGFHSHGVLQRRFEFEFGGEHAKAWLTYERGGSLHLAVGEGDAAVGGPLVFEAKPNGIELQFAGQRTRAAVYAQGEVDHVFTPLGATQITAIDLLAHAGEAAAEGGRLTAPMPGKVVSFAVKAGDAVTKGQPLAVMEAMKMEHTIAAPADGVVQELLYAPGDQVTEGAELLKLVVTEKA is encoded by the coding sequence ATGTTCAACAAAATCCTGATTGCAAACCGCGGTGAGATTGCCTGCCGTGTCGCGGCCACCGCCAAACGCCTGGGCGTAAAGACCGTCGCCGTGTACTCCGATGCCGACGCCAGCGCCAAGCATGTGGCCGTCTGCGACGAGGCCGTGCACATCGGCGGTAGTGCACCCAAGGACAGCTACCTGCGCTGGGAGCGCATCATCGAAGCCGCCAAGGCCACGGGCGCGCAGGCCATCCACCCTGGCTACGGCTTCTTGAGCGAGAACGAAGAATTCGCCCAGGCCTGTGCCGATGCCGGCCTGGTCTTCATCGGCCCCCCCGCCAGCGCCATCAATGCCATGGGGCTGAAGGCCGAGTCCAAGCGCCTGATGGAGCAGGCCCAGGTGCCCCTGGTGCCGGGCTACCACGACGCTGACCAAGACCCCGCGCTACTGCAACGCGAGGCCGACCGCATTGGCTACCCCGTGCTCATCAAGGCCAGCGCGGGCGGCGGTGGCAAGGGCATGCGCGCGGTGGATAAGGCCGAGGACTTTGCCGCGGCGCTCGACTCCTGCAAGCGCGAGGCCATCAACAGCTTTGGCGACGATGCGGTGCTGGTGGAGAAATACGTGCAGCGCCCCCGCCACATCGAGATTCAGGTGTTTGGCGACACGCACGGCAACTGCGTCTACCTTTTTGAGCGCGACTGCTCGGTGCAGCGCCGCCACCAGAAGGTGTTGGAAGAAGCGCCTGCCCCCGGCATGACGCCCGAGCTGCGCGCCCGCATGGGCGAGGCCGCAGTGGCCGCTGCACGGGCAGTGAACTACGTGGGTGCGGGCACGGTGGAGTTCATCGTCGAGCAACCCGGTGGCTACGAGGCCCCGGAGCAGATGAAGTTCTATTTCATGGAGATGAACACCCGACTGCAGGTGGAGCACCCCGTGACCGAGGCCATCACCGGCCTGGATCTGGTGGAGTGGCAACTGCGCGTGGCGTCTGGCGAGCCCTTGCCGCTCCAGCAAGACGAGCTGCGCATCCATGGCCATGCCATTGAGGCGCGCATCTGCGCCGAGAACCCCGACAACAACTTCCTGCCCGCCACCGGCGCGCTCAACGTGTATGGACTGCCCGATTGCGTGACGTTTGAACGGGGTGCGGTCCGCGTGGATTCCGGCGTGCGCCAGGGCGATGCGATCAGCCCGTTCTACGACTCCATGGTGGCCAAGCTCATCGTGCACGGCGACACGCGCGAACAGGCGCTGGCCCGGCTGGACGAAGCGCTGGCGCAGACCCACATCGTGGGCCTGGCGACCAATGTGCAGTTCTTGCGCCGTGTGGCACGCACGGAGTCGTTCGCCAAGGCCAATCTCGACACCGCCCTCATCCCGCGCGAGCAGGCCGTGCTGTTCCACCAGGAAAGTGTGGGCCTGCCCCTCGCCGCTGCGGCGGCCGTGGCCCAGACCCTGCTGCGCGAGCGCGCCAGCGAGGGCGTGGACCCATTCAGCCGCCGCGATGGTTTCCATTCGCATGGTGTGCTCCAGCGCCGGTTTGAGTTCGAGTTTGGTGGCGAACATGCCAAGGCCTGGCTGACCTACGAGCGCGGTGGAAGCCTGCATTTGGCAGTCGGCGAGGGCGATGCCGCCGTGGGCGGGCCGCTGGTGTTCGAGGCAAAGCCCAACGGAATCGAACTGCAGTTCGCAGGCCAGCGCACGCGCGCTGCCGTGTATGCCCAGGGCGAGGTGGACCATGTCTTCACCCCGCTGGGCGCCACGCAGATCACCGCCATCGACCTGCTGGCCCACGCGGGCGAGGCGGCGGCCGAAGGCGGGCGCCTGACGGCCCCGATGCCCGGCAAGGTGGTGTCGTTTGCCGTGAAGGCGGGCGATGCCGTCACCAAGGGTCAGCCGCTGGCGGTGATGGAGGCCATGAAGATGGAACACACCATTGCCGCCCCGGCCGACGGTGTGGTGCAGGAGCTGCTCTACGCGCCCGGCGACCAGGTGACCGAAGGGGCAGAGCTGCTCAAGCTCGTGGTGACCGAGAAGGCGTAA